One window from the genome of Elaeis guineensis isolate ETL-2024a chromosome 5, EG11, whole genome shotgun sequence encodes:
- the LOC105046091 gene encoding myb-related protein 2 isoform X1, giving the protein MYRQHQGQNDLFSSRAAFPPVLQAGNAPGSSGLFLSTDAKPRLKWTPELHQRFIEAVNQLGGADRATPKTVMRLMSIPGLTLYHLKSHLQKYRLSKNFQAQACSGTTKKVIGSVIAADRTSEVSGPLISNTNIASHSYKTMQISEALQMQIEVQRQLHEQLEVQRHLQLRIEAQGKYLQSVLEKAQETLGKQSVGSIGLDAAKVQLSELVNEVSNECIGTAFPSLRESSSLHTLKGQAAQFADYLGDSCLTSYKDLQKDRQTHHVSVGLRTYPGNSPLHTQQIGEDSTLAQTCFAWCGNVNESRTLPSSRVKESEMTIFPVKESNILPKSVKPEGENIGSISLSEAKQNEGDGEDPCLEMPNGRRSAVQQESTNQLNGFALPCLTVQLDLNARDDNDRSLGSKLFDLNGFSWS; this is encoded by the exons ATGTATCGCCAACATCAAGGACAGAATGACCTGTTCTCTTCTAGGGCAGCCTTTCCACCAGTCCTACAAGCAGGAAATGCTCCAGGAAGTTCAGGACTATTTCTCTCCACTGATGCTAAGCCTCGATTGAAATGGACACCAGAGCTCCATCAACGTTTTATAGAAGCAGTGAATCAACTGGGTGGAGCAGACA GGGCTACTCCAAAAACAGTTATGAGGCTCATGAGCATTCCAGGACTGACTTTATATCACCTAAAAAGCCATCTCCAG AAATACAGGCTTAGTAAAAATTTTCAAGCTCAAGCTTGTTCTGGGACTACCAAGAAAG TTATAGGATCTGTAATAGCAGCTGACAGGACATCTGAAGTGAGTGGACCACTAATCAGCAATACAAACATTGCCTCTCATTCATACAA AACCATGCAAATAAGTGAAGCACTTCAGATGCAAATTGAAGTGCAAAGACAGCTACATGAGCAACTTGAG GTGCAGAGGCACTTGCAGCTCCGGATAGAGGCCCAGGGAAAATACTTGCAATCAGTGCTGGAGAAGGCCCAAGAGACTCTTGGAAAGCAGAGTGTGGGTTCCATAGGGCTGGATGCTGCCAAAGTGCAACTCTCTGAACTAGTTAATGAAGTGTCAAATGAATGTATCGGTACCGCATTTCCAAGTCTGAGAGAATCTTCCAGTTTACACACCCTGAAAGGACAGGCAGCCCAATTTGCTGACTATTTGGGGGATAGTTGCTTGACTTCATATAAAGATCTCCAGAAGGACCGACAGACACATCATGTCAGTGTTGGATTGAGAACTTATCCTGGAAATTCACCATTACACACACAACAGATAGGGGAGGATTCCACCCTTGCACAGACTTGTTTTGCATGGTGTGGGAATGTGAATGAGAGTAGAACACTACCTTCATCCAGAGTAAAAGAATCTGAAATGACAATATTTCCAGTCAAGGAGTCCAACATACTACCAAAGAGTGTGAAACCTGAAGGAGAAAATATAGGCAGTATTAGCCTTTCCGAGGCAAAACAAAATGAAGGTGATGGAGAAGACCCTTGTCTTGAAATGCCAAATGGCAGGAGATCAGCAGTCCAGCAAGAGAGTACAAATCAGTTGAATGGATTTGCATTGCCATGTCTAACAGTGCAGCTAGATCTAAATGCCCGTGATGACAATGATCGTTCTCTAGGCTCCAAGCTGTTCGACTTAAATGGTTTCAGCTGGAGCTGA
- the LOC105046091 gene encoding myb-related protein 2 isoform X2: MRLMSIPGLTLYHLKSHLQKYRLSKNFQAQACSGTTKKVIGSVIAADRTSEVSGPLISNTNIASHSYKTMQISEALQMQIEVQRQLHEQLEVQRHLQLRIEAQGKYLQSVLEKAQETLGKQSVGSIGLDAAKVQLSELVNEVSNECIGTAFPSLRESSSLHTLKGQAAQFADYLGDSCLTSYKDLQKDRQTHHVSVGLRTYPGNSPLHTQQIGEDSTLAQTCFAWCGNVNESRTLPSSRVKESEMTIFPVKESNILPKSVKPEGENIGSISLSEAKQNEGDGEDPCLEMPNGRRSAVQQESTNQLNGFALPCLTVQLDLNARDDNDRSLGSKLFDLNGFSWS; encoded by the exons ATGAGGCTCATGAGCATTCCAGGACTGACTTTATATCACCTAAAAAGCCATCTCCAG AAATACAGGCTTAGTAAAAATTTTCAAGCTCAAGCTTGTTCTGGGACTACCAAGAAAG TTATAGGATCTGTAATAGCAGCTGACAGGACATCTGAAGTGAGTGGACCACTAATCAGCAATACAAACATTGCCTCTCATTCATACAA AACCATGCAAATAAGTGAAGCACTTCAGATGCAAATTGAAGTGCAAAGACAGCTACATGAGCAACTTGAG GTGCAGAGGCACTTGCAGCTCCGGATAGAGGCCCAGGGAAAATACTTGCAATCAGTGCTGGAGAAGGCCCAAGAGACTCTTGGAAAGCAGAGTGTGGGTTCCATAGGGCTGGATGCTGCCAAAGTGCAACTCTCTGAACTAGTTAATGAAGTGTCAAATGAATGTATCGGTACCGCATTTCCAAGTCTGAGAGAATCTTCCAGTTTACACACCCTGAAAGGACAGGCAGCCCAATTTGCTGACTATTTGGGGGATAGTTGCTTGACTTCATATAAAGATCTCCAGAAGGACCGACAGACACATCATGTCAGTGTTGGATTGAGAACTTATCCTGGAAATTCACCATTACACACACAACAGATAGGGGAGGATTCCACCCTTGCACAGACTTGTTTTGCATGGTGTGGGAATGTGAATGAGAGTAGAACACTACCTTCATCCAGAGTAAAAGAATCTGAAATGACAATATTTCCAGTCAAGGAGTCCAACATACTACCAAAGAGTGTGAAACCTGAAGGAGAAAATATAGGCAGTATTAGCCTTTCCGAGGCAAAACAAAATGAAGGTGATGGAGAAGACCCTTGTCTTGAAATGCCAAATGGCAGGAGATCAGCAGTCCAGCAAGAGAGTACAAATCAGTTGAATGGATTTGCATTGCCATGTCTAACAGTGCAGCTAGATCTAAATGCCCGTGATGACAATGATCGTTCTCTAGGCTCCAAGCTGTTCGACTTAAATGGTTTCAGCTGGAGCTGA
- the LOC105046090 gene encoding uncharacterized protein At5g19025 encodes MAECRSLIEFCRTFEQHRIMANSQASSEHRSSQSRNRRSKSLNPLSPPFCEHSSFAAIDTVILFLVLGALGVLTVPYLKFIFHEAAELLPLAIDLMGDVLYQAPVAYAAGFVLMFISGIAAWEFIGHQARKCGKPYCKGLRKAVEFDIQLESEECVKCLPPMPKDVLGTRPLELGEDHKELEAELKKMAPLNGRTVLIFRAPCGCPVGRMEVWGPKRVRRTKK; translated from the coding sequence ATGGCTGAGTGCCGGAGCTTGATCGAGTTCTGCAGAACGTTTGAGCAGCACCGCATCATGGCCAACTCCCAGGCCTCGTCGGAGCACCGCAGCAGCCAGTCCCGCAACCGGAGGAGCAAGTCCTTGAATCCTTTGTCCCCTCCCTTCTGCGAGCACTCCTCCTTCGCCGCCATTGACACCGTGATACTATTTCTGGTGCTCGGCGCACTTGGTGTTCTGACTGTCCCTTATCTCAAGTTCATCTTCCATGAAGCTGCTGAGCTCCTACCTTTGGCCATAGACCTCATGGGGGATGTTCTCTACCAAGCCCCTGTTGCTTATGCTGCTGGATTCGTTTTGATGTTCATTTCCGGGATTGCTGCATGGGAGTTCATCGGTCATCAGGCTAGAAAATGTGGGAAACCTTACTGCAAAGGTCTTCGTAAAGCGGTGGAATTCGATATCCAGCTTGAGTCGGAGGAGTGCGTCAAGTGCCTGCCACCGATGCCAAAGGATGTGCTTGGAACTCGCCCCCTGGAACTAGGGGAGGACCACAAAGAACTTGAAGCTGAGCTCAAGAAGATGGCGCCACTGAATGGCCGGACTGTTCTCATCTTTCGTGCCCCCTGTGGATGCCCTGTAGGAAGAATGGAAGTGTGGGGGCCAAAGAGAGTTCGTAGGACCAAGAAGTAG